Proteins co-encoded in one Gopherus evgoodei ecotype Sinaloan lineage chromosome 4, rGopEvg1_v1.p, whole genome shotgun sequence genomic window:
- the REN gene encoding renin, whose translation MQQFLIFVMATWGAGFFCSSIDAFQRIPLKKMPSIRQTLQEMGVKVSDVFPALKQNKYAGATGPRNGTAPTILTNYLDTQYFGEISIGTPAQTFKVVFDTGSANLWVPSYRCSPLYSACVSHNRYDSSKSRTYLENGTGFAIQYGSGSVKGFLSQDVVMVADIPIIQVFAEATALPAFPFIFARFDGVLGMGYPSQAIDGITPVFDRILSQQVLKEDVFSVYYSRNSLLKPGGEIILGGSDPAYYTGGFHYLNVNKNGYWQISMKGVSVGAETLFCKEGCSVAIDTGASYITGPAGSIAVLMRAIQAAELAEGGYIVDCDKVHLLPDISFHLGGKVYALSGSAYVLRQSQYGEDICTVAFAGLDIPPPTGPLWVLGASFIGQYYTEFDRQNNRIGFATSL comes from the exons GATCCCACTAAAGAAAATGCCCTCAATCCGTCAGACCTTGCAGGAGATGGGTGTGAAAGTCTCAGACGTCTTCCCTGCCCTTAAGCAGAATAAATACGCCGGTGCCACAGGACCTCGGAATGGGACGGCCCCCACCATCCTCACCAACTATCTCGAC ACCCAGTACTTTGGGGAGATCAGCATTGGCACACCAGCGCAGACCTTCAAGGTGGTCTTTGACACGGGCTCAGCCAACCTTTGGGTACCTTCCTACAGATGCTCTCCACTCTACAGCGCCTGCG TGTCTCACAACCGCTACGACTCTTCCAAATCACGCACGTACCTGGAGAACGGGACGGGCTTTGCTATCCAGTATGGATCAGGAAGCGTGAAAGGTTTCCTCAGCCAGGACGTCGTCATG GTGGCTGATATCCCCATCATCCAGGTCTTTGCTGAAGCCACGGCGCTGCCTGCCTTCCCCTTCATCTTTGCCAGGTTTGATGGGGTGCTGGGCATGGGGTACCCCAGCCAGGCCATCGATGGCATCACCCCAGTGTTTGACCGGATCCTCTCCCAGCAGGTCCTGAAGGAGGATGTGTTCTCAGTCTACTACAGCAG GAACTCTCTTCTGAAACCTGGAGGGGAAATTATCCTTGGAGGAAGTGATCCAGCCTACTACACAGGGGGTTTCCACTACCTGAACGTCAACAAGAACGGCTACTGGCAGATCAGCATGAAGGG GGTGTCTGTCGGTGCTGAGACATTGTTCTGCAAAGAAGGTTGTTCGGTGGCCATCGACACTGGGGCTTCCTACATCACTGGCCCAGCAGGCTCCATAGCCGTGCTGATGAGAGCCATCCAGGCGGCGGAGCTGGCGGAAGGAGGG TATATCGTTGACTGTGACAAAGTCCACCTGCTGCCCGATATCTCCTTCCACCTCGGTGGGAAGGTCTACGCACTCAGTGGCTCAGCCTATGTCCTCCGG CAATCCCAGTATGGAGAGGACATCTGCACCGTGGCATTCGCAGGTCTGGACATCCCTCCTCCAACTGGCCCCCTCTGGGTCCTGGGAGCCAGCTTCATCGGGCAATACTACACTGAATTCGACCGGCAGAACAACCGGATTGGCTTCGCCACCTCCCTCTGA